From a region of the Lactuca sativa cultivar Salinas chromosome 4, Lsat_Salinas_v11, whole genome shotgun sequence genome:
- the LOC111914053 gene encoding uncharacterized protein LOC111914053, which produces MEAIMDAQGLWESITTATDVVVGEKKSKLACAFIFQAIPEDIPMQVAKKKTAREVWESLKTRFVGAERVQKARLHTLKSEFEALRMKDIIEKYIHLIASMEKYSDVEEMPFEEEICQLKAYEDRVKLRQGGSTGENSLLPTKTEGQTMSKQKNKAPSGRGRGWNGDGGSKGNTRGGRGVGRGLGDQHDRKSSQEGGRSNRNPRDKIHIRCFECQQYGYYASECLKREKQEQELNLTKGMEDEPTLMLCVEGEDIPSMVMLNDEKVFPKLHESQNNSNRDVWYFDNRASNHMTGERNFFAELN; this is translated from the exons ATGGAAGCCATAATGGATGCCCAAGGGTTATGGGAATCCATCACGACGGCAACAGATGTGGTTGTAGGCGAGAAGAAAAGCAAATTGGCTTGTGCGTTCATCTTCCAAGCAATACCAGAAGATATTCCGATGCAGGTGGCTAAAAAGAAAACAGCTCGTGAAGTGTGGGAGTCACTTAAAACTCGGTTCGTTGGAGCAGAACGGGTTCAGAAGGCCAGGTTACACACGTTAAAGAGTGAGTTTGAGGCGCTCCGGATGAAGGACA TAATAGAGAAATACATTCATCTTATTGCTTCCATGGAGAAATATTCAGATGTAGAAGAAATGCCTTTTGAGGAAGAAATATGTCAATTGAAAGCCTACGAAGACAGGGTGAAGCTTCGACAAGGAGGATCGACGGGCGAAAATTCATTGTTGCCCACAAAGACGGAGGGTCAAACAATGAGTAAACAGAAGAACAAGGCACCTAGTGGTCGGGGTAGAGGCTGGAACGGTGATGGAGGCAGTAAAGGGAACACGCGAGGGGGTCGTGGGGTAGGTCGAGGTCTGGGTGATCAACATGATAGGAAATCGTCTCAAGAAGGCGGAAGATCTAATCGAAATCCACGTGACAAAATTCACATAAGGTGCTTTGAGTGTCAACAATACGGGTACTATGCATCGGAATGCCTGAAGAGGGAGAAACAAGAACAAGAACTGAATTTGACGAAGGGAATGGAGGATGAACCAACTCTCATGTTGTGTGTTGAAGGGGAGGACATACCATCAATGGTAATGTTGAATGACGAAAAAGTGTTCCCTAAACTACATGAAAGTCAAAACAATAGCAATCGTGACGTGTGGTACTTCGACAACAGGGCAAGTAATCACATGACCGGGGAAAGAAATTTCTTTGCAGAATTAAACTAA
- the LOC111914063 gene encoding methyl-CpG-binding domain-containing protein 9 isoform X1 has product MGKNVMKKLTVPLHSHIRLMEHEINVQLPVQFEDFYILSFGKIIASPLYYGANYIWPIGYKSCWHEKLTGSLFTCEVSNNGQGGPLFKITRSSCSELPLQYGQTILCRADLEEHDNVVTELTEIDQDIGDEIMYEDVIGDQYFEGSSLSSTWELLLKMIVDVHEEIINRNGGLQCYCRHAEDLSFLSSVHFTQEVSIDLENFLHSQQCVSVPTVVHGDKETREFSKSLINWLRGYRFGLDIEFVQEFIEQLPGVEACSGYIICKDRLRDSSSTISNKKIKIKDVEPFPVGSLISSRLSSNATGDLLQVYEFLCRFKEVLEVEEDCLSYEDLENELHLTPWPVTYGYGAGAFLETVEMNCVKNKVDKLTTVHMALLPWLVSKLLRKITKAFKVTGDAKDTEKDKDKKVNLEMFPINPLTWPEVARRYILACLLMGSKNTAVGNKTKLIRCLQGDDAIFSGSPAGVAGSDVDAQLLGRAVEKVFGKRKRERSILPSGTKVDNLENYRFETDFSIPEWAKVLDPVRKLPTNVGSRIRNCVRESLKKNPPEWAKKLLEASISKDVYKGNASGPTKKAVIDVLKRVSDGLQTASPPGMGIEDIKTSKMLSNTVMKKCHVVLRQVAEAYDKKEKVLVDKKKKGLFNLVGRDLNCNDNYLKIVFGSVSMRPIDLRTIDLRLFHGAYGASHEAFLEDVKEVWINLRRKFKLVDKMSRDFKLRYEKEVGTLFRRFYEDNMNRKPVEEIEKELEEILTSTEIPEAPWETRICNVCGINKDDGKVLICDRCEAYYHTYCLTPPLSQIPKGNWFCPICVPPQQDNEAEGLENILQFVDKNCEENIKLLDIATALKEKEYWELDADKKTFLLKFLCDELLKTSLIRTNVKEPVVNVMQQKNSLNETSTNLKEPDVNHEELSLRKEFLGIDSENRFYWGFQNTNTSTHHGIVVNDTGMCDSDSRAWCLFQSDEQIKSLINYLKRNDPNRRELRNSISKWQKSITKHGQQTGANSVKDETVFSYNYGLATKASELLEAKYNTDPDSVKKPRRKNMAKWHRCECLEPVLPCRYHCVKCHETFFTNVEFEQHKNKCDCGVELDLLNRPGPGRLSLGCDSLRWLKMNLLDMEAALPDEAKRGSRASSELRSEWCAFVKSANTVYEMVEATMILETMIKTDYINNTWWWYWSSMAAAAKTSTISALALRIYTLDAVIGYQKTTITATSSSLKLSKKRKHPCDKPMEQRKKPKKLQDKQESKEQIQNIIS; this is encoded by the exons GTTCCGCTTCATTCGCATATCAGATTGATGGAACACGAGATCAAT GTTCAACTTCCGGTACAATTTGAAGACTTTTATATACTCTCATTTGGGAAAATCATTGCAAGCCCATTATACTACGGTGCCAATTATATTTGGCCAATCGGGTATAAATCCTGTTGGCATGAAAAGCTTACCGGCTCACTTTTTACATGTGAGGTGTCGAATAACGGTCAAGGTGGACCCCTTTTCAAAATCACAAGGTCGAGTTGTTCAGAATTACCTCTTCAATATGGTCAAACTATCCTATGTCGAGCAGACCTTGAGGAGCATGACAATGTTGTGACCGAGCTGACCGAGATAGATCAGGACATTGGTGATGAGATAATGTATGAAGATGTAATCGGTGACCAATATTTTGAAGGGTCGTCACTATCTTCAACATGGGAGTTATTACTGAAAATGATTGTTGATGTTCACGAAGAAATTATCAACCGGAACGGTGGCCTACAGTGTTACTGTAGGCATGCGGAAGATTTAAGCTTCTTGTCATCTGTTCATTTTACACAGGAGGTTAGCATAGATCTGGAGAACTTTTTACATTCGCAACAATGTGTCAGTGTGCCGACTGTCGTTCATGGTGACAAGGAGACTCGTGAGTTTTCAAAATCATTGATAAATTGGCTGAGAGGGTATCGATTCGGATTAGACATTGAGTTTGTTCAAGAATTTATAGAACAACTTCCAGGAGTAGAAGCCTGTTCAGGATATATAATATGCAAAGATCGTTTACGTGATTCATCTTCAAcaatttcaaataaaaaaattaaaataaaggaCGTGGAGCCTTTTCCTGTTGGGAGTCTCATTTCCTCAAGGCTGTCTTCTAATGCAACAGGCGACCTTCTTCAG GTATATGAGTTCTTATGCCGTTTTAAAGAAGTTCTCGAAGTGGAAGAAGATTGTTTATCATATGAAGATCTTGAAAACGAGCTTCATCTTACCCCATGGCCAGTTACATATGGATACGGGGCAGGGGCATTTCTGGAAACAGTAGAAATGAATTGTGTTAAAAATAAGGTTGACAAGTTGACTACTGTCCACATGGCACTGCTACCTTGGCTAGTGAGCAAGCTCCTGCGAAAAATAACTAAGGCCTTTAAAGTAACCGGTGATGCTAAAGATACAGAGAAGGACAAGGATAAAAAAGTAAATTTAGAAATGTTTCCGATTAATCCGCTGACGTGGCCAGAAGTGGCTAGAAGATATATCTTGGCTTGCTTGTTAATGGGATCTAAGAACACTGCTGTTGGTAATAAGACGAAGCTCATTCGCTGTCTGCAAGGTGATGATGCTATTTTCTCTGGATCGCCAGCTGGCGTTGCTGGCTCTGATGTGGACGCACAG TTGCTTGGAAGAGCTGTAGAGAAAGTGTTTGGCAAACGGAAAAGAGAAAGGAGTATTTTACCTTCAGGGACTAAAGTCGACAATTTGGAAAACTACAGGTTTGAAACAGATTTTAGTATTCCAGAGTGGGCGAAAGTGCTTGATCCAGTAAGAAAGCTGCCTACAAATGTGGGGTCCCGAATTCGGAATTGTGTGCGTGAGTCTTTAAAGAAAAACCCACCTGAATGGGCAAAGAAGCTTCTAGAAGCTTCCATTTCAAAAGACGTGTACAAGGGCAATGCATCTGGGCCCACTAAGAAAGCCGTAATCGATGTTTTAAAAAGAGTATCGGATGGCCTGCAAACAGCATCGCCACCTGGCATGGGAATTGAAGACATCAAAACCTCCAAGATGTTGTCAAATACAGTGATGAAAAAGTGTCATGTGGTATTACGCCAGGTGGCAGAAGCTTATGATAAGAAGGAAAAGGTTCTTGTTGATAAAAAGAAAAAGGGTCTTTTTAATCTTGTTGGAAGAGACTTAAATTgtaatgataattatttaaaaattgtttttggaTCTGTGTCGATGCGTCCTATTGATTTAAGAACCATTGATTTGAGATTGTTTCATGGGGCATATGGTGCTTCACATGAAGCATTTCTTGAGGATGTTAAGGAG GTGTGGATTAACTTACGCCGGAAATTTAAATTGGTGGATAAAATGTCACGTGATTTTAAATTGCGATATGAAAAGGAG GTAGGGACTCTGTTTAGGAGATTTTATGAAGATAACATGAACAGAAAACCTGTTGAGGAAATAGAGaaggagcttgaagagattctaaCTTCAACTGAAATACCCGAAGCACCCTGGGAAACAAGAATCTGCAATGTATGTGGGATTAATAAAGATGATGGAAAAGTACTTATTTGTGATAGGTGTGAAGCATACTATCACACATACTGTTTGACTCCCCCTCTTTCTCAAATCCCAAAAGGCAACTGGTTTTGTCCCATTTGTGTGCCACCTCAGCAGGACAACGAAGCAGAAGGTCTtgaaaatattttacaatttgttgATAAAAATTGTGAAGAAAATATTAAGCTTTTGGATATAGCCACTGCCTTGAAGGAAAAAGAGTATTGGGAATTAGATGCAGATAAG AAAACCTTCTTGCTCAAGTTTCTATGCGATGAGTTATTGAAAACCAGTCTTATCCGTACGAATGTGAAAGAGCCAGTTGTGAATGTGATGCAACAAAAAAATTCCCTAAACGAAACGTCAACGAATTTGAAAGAGCCAGATGTTAATCATGAAGAGCTCTCTTTACGAAAGGAATTTTTAGGCATTGATTCTGAGAACAGATTCTATTGGGGATTCCAAAACACAAACACAAGCACACATCACGGAATTGTCGTCAACGATACCGGAATGTGTGATTCCGATTCCCGTGCATGGTGTTTATTCCAATCCGACGAACAAATCAAGAGTCTCATCAACTACCTTAAACGAAACGATCCGAATAGAAGAGAATTGAGAAATTCGATCTCAAAGTGGCAAAAGTCAATCACAAAACATGGTCAACAAACGGGAGCAAATTCTGTCAAGGACGAAACGGTCTTTTCGTATAACTACGGACTTGCTACAAAGGCAAGTGAGTTGCTGGAGGCGAAATACAATACAGATCCAGATTCAGTGAAGAAACCAAGAAGAAAGAACATGGCAAAATGGCATAGGTGTGAATGTTTGGAACCCGTTTTGCCATGTAGATACCACTGTGTTAAATGCcatgaaacctttttcacaaatgTTGAATTTGAACAACATAAGAACAAGTGTGATTGTGGTGTGGAATTGGATTTGTTGAATCGACCGGGACCCGGTCGACTCAGCCTTGGTTGTGATTCATTAAGATGGTTGAAGATGAATCTGTTGGACATGGAAGCTGCACTTCCCGATGAAGCAAAAAGAGGGTCTAGGGCAAGTTCTGAATTGAGGTCTGAATGGTGTGCATTTGTTAAATCAGCTAATACCGTATATGAG ATGGTTGAAGCAACTATGATATTGGAAACCATGATCAAGACAGATTATATCAACAACACATGGTGGTGGTACTGGTCATCAATGGCCGCTGCTGCCAAGACATCCACCATCTCTGCCCTTGCTCTTCGTATCTACACACTCGATGCCGTCATCGGCTACCAGAAAACCACCATCACTGCCACCTCTTCCAGCCTAAAACTATCAAAGAAACGGAAACACCCCTGTGACAAACCCATGGAACAAAGAAAGAAACCAAAGAAGCTACAAGATAAACAAGAAAGCAAGGAGCAAATCCAAAACATCATTTCATAA
- the LOC111914063 gene encoding methyl-CpG-binding domain-containing protein 9 isoform X2, producing MEHEINVQLPVQFEDFYILSFGKIIASPLYYGANYIWPIGYKSCWHEKLTGSLFTCEVSNNGQGGPLFKITRSSCSELPLQYGQTILCRADLEEHDNVVTELTEIDQDIGDEIMYEDVIGDQYFEGSSLSSTWELLLKMIVDVHEEIINRNGGLQCYCRHAEDLSFLSSVHFTQEVSIDLENFLHSQQCVSVPTVVHGDKETREFSKSLINWLRGYRFGLDIEFVQEFIEQLPGVEACSGYIICKDRLRDSSSTISNKKIKIKDVEPFPVGSLISSRLSSNATGDLLQVYEFLCRFKEVLEVEEDCLSYEDLENELHLTPWPVTYGYGAGAFLETVEMNCVKNKVDKLTTVHMALLPWLVSKLLRKITKAFKVTGDAKDTEKDKDKKVNLEMFPINPLTWPEVARRYILACLLMGSKNTAVGNKTKLIRCLQGDDAIFSGSPAGVAGSDVDAQLLGRAVEKVFGKRKRERSILPSGTKVDNLENYRFETDFSIPEWAKVLDPVRKLPTNVGSRIRNCVRESLKKNPPEWAKKLLEASISKDVYKGNASGPTKKAVIDVLKRVSDGLQTASPPGMGIEDIKTSKMLSNTVMKKCHVVLRQVAEAYDKKEKVLVDKKKKGLFNLVGRDLNCNDNYLKIVFGSVSMRPIDLRTIDLRLFHGAYGASHEAFLEDVKEVWINLRRKFKLVDKMSRDFKLRYEKEVGTLFRRFYEDNMNRKPVEEIEKELEEILTSTEIPEAPWETRICNVCGINKDDGKVLICDRCEAYYHTYCLTPPLSQIPKGNWFCPICVPPQQDNEAEGLENILQFVDKNCEENIKLLDIATALKEKEYWELDADKKTFLLKFLCDELLKTSLIRTNVKEPVVNVMQQKNSLNETSTNLKEPDVNHEELSLRKEFLGIDSENRFYWGFQNTNTSTHHGIVVNDTGMCDSDSRAWCLFQSDEQIKSLINYLKRNDPNRRELRNSISKWQKSITKHGQQTGANSVKDETVFSYNYGLATKASELLEAKYNTDPDSVKKPRRKNMAKWHRCECLEPVLPCRYHCVKCHETFFTNVEFEQHKNKCDCGVELDLLNRPGPGRLSLGCDSLRWLKMNLLDMEAALPDEAKRGSRASSELRSEWCAFVKSANTVYEMVEATMILETMIKTDYINNTWWWYWSSMAAAAKTSTISALALRIYTLDAVIGYQKTTITATSSSLKLSKKRKHPCDKPMEQRKKPKKLQDKQESKEQIQNIIS from the exons ATGGAACACGAGATCAAT GTTCAACTTCCGGTACAATTTGAAGACTTTTATATACTCTCATTTGGGAAAATCATTGCAAGCCCATTATACTACGGTGCCAATTATATTTGGCCAATCGGGTATAAATCCTGTTGGCATGAAAAGCTTACCGGCTCACTTTTTACATGTGAGGTGTCGAATAACGGTCAAGGTGGACCCCTTTTCAAAATCACAAGGTCGAGTTGTTCAGAATTACCTCTTCAATATGGTCAAACTATCCTATGTCGAGCAGACCTTGAGGAGCATGACAATGTTGTGACCGAGCTGACCGAGATAGATCAGGACATTGGTGATGAGATAATGTATGAAGATGTAATCGGTGACCAATATTTTGAAGGGTCGTCACTATCTTCAACATGGGAGTTATTACTGAAAATGATTGTTGATGTTCACGAAGAAATTATCAACCGGAACGGTGGCCTACAGTGTTACTGTAGGCATGCGGAAGATTTAAGCTTCTTGTCATCTGTTCATTTTACACAGGAGGTTAGCATAGATCTGGAGAACTTTTTACATTCGCAACAATGTGTCAGTGTGCCGACTGTCGTTCATGGTGACAAGGAGACTCGTGAGTTTTCAAAATCATTGATAAATTGGCTGAGAGGGTATCGATTCGGATTAGACATTGAGTTTGTTCAAGAATTTATAGAACAACTTCCAGGAGTAGAAGCCTGTTCAGGATATATAATATGCAAAGATCGTTTACGTGATTCATCTTCAAcaatttcaaataaaaaaattaaaataaaggaCGTGGAGCCTTTTCCTGTTGGGAGTCTCATTTCCTCAAGGCTGTCTTCTAATGCAACAGGCGACCTTCTTCAG GTATATGAGTTCTTATGCCGTTTTAAAGAAGTTCTCGAAGTGGAAGAAGATTGTTTATCATATGAAGATCTTGAAAACGAGCTTCATCTTACCCCATGGCCAGTTACATATGGATACGGGGCAGGGGCATTTCTGGAAACAGTAGAAATGAATTGTGTTAAAAATAAGGTTGACAAGTTGACTACTGTCCACATGGCACTGCTACCTTGGCTAGTGAGCAAGCTCCTGCGAAAAATAACTAAGGCCTTTAAAGTAACCGGTGATGCTAAAGATACAGAGAAGGACAAGGATAAAAAAGTAAATTTAGAAATGTTTCCGATTAATCCGCTGACGTGGCCAGAAGTGGCTAGAAGATATATCTTGGCTTGCTTGTTAATGGGATCTAAGAACACTGCTGTTGGTAATAAGACGAAGCTCATTCGCTGTCTGCAAGGTGATGATGCTATTTTCTCTGGATCGCCAGCTGGCGTTGCTGGCTCTGATGTGGACGCACAG TTGCTTGGAAGAGCTGTAGAGAAAGTGTTTGGCAAACGGAAAAGAGAAAGGAGTATTTTACCTTCAGGGACTAAAGTCGACAATTTGGAAAACTACAGGTTTGAAACAGATTTTAGTATTCCAGAGTGGGCGAAAGTGCTTGATCCAGTAAGAAAGCTGCCTACAAATGTGGGGTCCCGAATTCGGAATTGTGTGCGTGAGTCTTTAAAGAAAAACCCACCTGAATGGGCAAAGAAGCTTCTAGAAGCTTCCATTTCAAAAGACGTGTACAAGGGCAATGCATCTGGGCCCACTAAGAAAGCCGTAATCGATGTTTTAAAAAGAGTATCGGATGGCCTGCAAACAGCATCGCCACCTGGCATGGGAATTGAAGACATCAAAACCTCCAAGATGTTGTCAAATACAGTGATGAAAAAGTGTCATGTGGTATTACGCCAGGTGGCAGAAGCTTATGATAAGAAGGAAAAGGTTCTTGTTGATAAAAAGAAAAAGGGTCTTTTTAATCTTGTTGGAAGAGACTTAAATTgtaatgataattatttaaaaattgtttttggaTCTGTGTCGATGCGTCCTATTGATTTAAGAACCATTGATTTGAGATTGTTTCATGGGGCATATGGTGCTTCACATGAAGCATTTCTTGAGGATGTTAAGGAG GTGTGGATTAACTTACGCCGGAAATTTAAATTGGTGGATAAAATGTCACGTGATTTTAAATTGCGATATGAAAAGGAG GTAGGGACTCTGTTTAGGAGATTTTATGAAGATAACATGAACAGAAAACCTGTTGAGGAAATAGAGaaggagcttgaagagattctaaCTTCAACTGAAATACCCGAAGCACCCTGGGAAACAAGAATCTGCAATGTATGTGGGATTAATAAAGATGATGGAAAAGTACTTATTTGTGATAGGTGTGAAGCATACTATCACACATACTGTTTGACTCCCCCTCTTTCTCAAATCCCAAAAGGCAACTGGTTTTGTCCCATTTGTGTGCCACCTCAGCAGGACAACGAAGCAGAAGGTCTtgaaaatattttacaatttgttgATAAAAATTGTGAAGAAAATATTAAGCTTTTGGATATAGCCACTGCCTTGAAGGAAAAAGAGTATTGGGAATTAGATGCAGATAAG AAAACCTTCTTGCTCAAGTTTCTATGCGATGAGTTATTGAAAACCAGTCTTATCCGTACGAATGTGAAAGAGCCAGTTGTGAATGTGATGCAACAAAAAAATTCCCTAAACGAAACGTCAACGAATTTGAAAGAGCCAGATGTTAATCATGAAGAGCTCTCTTTACGAAAGGAATTTTTAGGCATTGATTCTGAGAACAGATTCTATTGGGGATTCCAAAACACAAACACAAGCACACATCACGGAATTGTCGTCAACGATACCGGAATGTGTGATTCCGATTCCCGTGCATGGTGTTTATTCCAATCCGACGAACAAATCAAGAGTCTCATCAACTACCTTAAACGAAACGATCCGAATAGAAGAGAATTGAGAAATTCGATCTCAAAGTGGCAAAAGTCAATCACAAAACATGGTCAACAAACGGGAGCAAATTCTGTCAAGGACGAAACGGTCTTTTCGTATAACTACGGACTTGCTACAAAGGCAAGTGAGTTGCTGGAGGCGAAATACAATACAGATCCAGATTCAGTGAAGAAACCAAGAAGAAAGAACATGGCAAAATGGCATAGGTGTGAATGTTTGGAACCCGTTTTGCCATGTAGATACCACTGTGTTAAATGCcatgaaacctttttcacaaatgTTGAATTTGAACAACATAAGAACAAGTGTGATTGTGGTGTGGAATTGGATTTGTTGAATCGACCGGGACCCGGTCGACTCAGCCTTGGTTGTGATTCATTAAGATGGTTGAAGATGAATCTGTTGGACATGGAAGCTGCACTTCCCGATGAAGCAAAAAGAGGGTCTAGGGCAAGTTCTGAATTGAGGTCTGAATGGTGTGCATTTGTTAAATCAGCTAATACCGTATATGAG ATGGTTGAAGCAACTATGATATTGGAAACCATGATCAAGACAGATTATATCAACAACACATGGTGGTGGTACTGGTCATCAATGGCCGCTGCTGCCAAGACATCCACCATCTCTGCCCTTGCTCTTCGTATCTACACACTCGATGCCGTCATCGGCTACCAGAAAACCACCATCACTGCCACCTCTTCCAGCCTAAAACTATCAAAGAAACGGAAACACCCCTGTGACAAACCCATGGAACAAAGAAAGAAACCAAAGAAGCTACAAGATAAACAAGAAAGCAAGGAGCAAATCCAAAACATCATTTCATAA